The following coding sequences are from one Ochotona princeps isolate mOchPri1 chromosome 8, mOchPri1.hap1, whole genome shotgun sequence window:
- the C8H2orf74 gene encoding uncharacterized protein C2orf74 homolog: MSFETTAFSFSILLLICLICILLLLVVFLYKCFQSKKQEETEKGPCTDGDGGQDCPVANAEVNPPGNQEKILRQVVNLNAPPRPGILVQRRSKEVVNASLENRDDMEAEEEDRMKGPENAEETNQEGEDFQKTHASINRTPSVLDNNKRPLKGVTFSREVIVVDLGNEYPAPRSYTREHKERK, from the exons ATGAGCTTTGAAACCACGgccttctctttctccatcttgcTTCTGATTTGCCTCATTTGCATCCTCCTTTTACTGGTGGTTTTTCTATATAAATG TTTCCAAagcaagaaacaggaagagacagaaaaaggccCATGTACAGATGGTGATGGAGGGCAAGATTGTCCAGTTGCTAATGCTGAGGTTAACCCCCCAGGAAACCAAGAAAA GATCCTGAGGCAGGTGGTGAATCTGAATGCACCTCCGAGGCCTGGCATTCTTGTCCAGAGACGGAGCAAGGAAGTGGTGAATGCATCCCTTGAGAACAGAGATGATatggaggcagaggaagaggatAGAATGAAAGGTCCCGAGAATGCTGAAGAAACCAACCAGGAG ggtgaggattttcaGAAAACACACGCATCCATCAACAGGACACCTTCAGTTTTGGACAATAACAAAAGGCCTTTAAAAGGCGTGACATTCTCTAGGGAGGTGATTGTTGTGGATCTTGGGAACGAATACCCTGCCCCTCGAAGCTACACACGAGAACACAAGGAGAGAAAATGA